In the genome of Candidatus Methylomirabilis tolerans, one region contains:
- a CDS encoding GHMP kinase gives MTELIVARAPTRIDFAGGTLDIPPLYLFHQPAFTVNVAIDLVAEVTVTRRPGRAIRLEAFDQGRQLTWSSRDKIAWTRQPFLEMLARLIQSLAPDGGLDVRTNCQAPAGAGTGGSSALAVATAAALT, from the coding sequence ATGACCGAACTGATCGTCGCAAGGGCGCCGACCCGGATCGACTTCGCCGGCGGCACACTCGACATCCCGCCGCTTTACCTCTTTCACCAGCCCGCCTTCACCGTTAACGTCGCGATCGACCTTGTCGCCGAGGTTACCGTGACGCGGCGTCCGGGGCGCGCAATCCGACTGGAGGCGTTCGATCAAGGGCGGCAACTGACTTGGTCATCGCGCGACAAGATCGCCTGGACGCGCCAGCCGTTTCTGGAGATGCTGGCCAGGCTGATCCAGTCACTCGCGCCTGATGGCGGCCTGGATGTCCGAACCAACTGTCAGGCGCCGGCAGGCGCCGGGACCGGCGGCTCTTCGGCGCTGGCGGTGGCAACGGCGGCTGCCTTAACG